From the genome of Falco cherrug isolate bFalChe1 chromosome 10, bFalChe1.pri, whole genome shotgun sequence:
gatgatGCTCTTAGTCTATGATTTATTTTAGGGAGTCCTGAGAGGAGCAGGGATTTGGACTTGATTCTTACGGGCCCCTTGCAACTTGAGACTtcctgtgattctatgaaatacagATCTTGTGGGCATGGCAAACAGACAGGCGTTCTCATTAGCCACCACTTATTTCCAGGGGAGATTTGCTTACTGACTAGTTGTCTCACTAGAAATAATCAAACCTGTGTGAAGAATAACATGCAACTGTGGTGTCTCAAGGGCAGAATTTGGACAGTAAGTGAGACCTGTTGCTCCAGAGGTGCAATATTCATTATCCTTTTTTACTGTCACACGTTACTCAGATGTGTGCGTCACTTTCAACTGTTGCCCAGGCACAGGGTGCCTATGCTAATGCGCTAGCCCTTTTGCTTTAttgggggggtgaggggaggtGTTGGTCTTCCTTTTGATCACCTCTGTGCTCTCTGGTCTCTGCTACTCCTTCAGGTGTTCACAGAAGTTCTCAGAAGTTATAAAGCTATGATATTCTCTCAACTGGATCAATTTTTAACTTCCTGCTGTGGCGTATTGGAGATGAGAAACATATTAATATTCCTCATTATTGCAAACAAAAAGATCCCTAATCAATGGTAGTTGTAATTAGGTTACTGCTAAGTGGGTTTTGAGATTGTTGAAGGTGGCGATTAGTCCATAGCCTGAagtatgaaaggaaaacaggtaATCCTGAGACATGACAAAGAGCTACTGCTATGTACAAGCAGTGGCTCTGCACAATACACATGGGGTGGAGTTCTCATTGCTAATTTCATGTTGATTGGAGTTCATTGTCTTGTTTCATCAAGTGTGTTCAGCTGTTAGTAGATGTAGAAGTGAAATATTTCCCTGTGTCCACCCTTTTTCCACGTAATACAGTCTTGGTTTGCACAGTATTTGGTAAGGATCTGTAGTTGTTGATATGGTCCTACCAATTCTCAAGCAAGAAGTACGTACTTCAGTTTAAACTCCATGTATTGGCAAGATAACTTCGCCTTTTGGACACTGCATCCAGTTACTAGCACGATGTTGAATTTAATGGCAGAAGTTTGAAATGGATACTGATATTCAGTGTCTTTCTATTAAGgtagaatgaaagaaaatttgcGGCAGTGGAACGCCAGCATTGTATATCGATTGCAAAATGTTGTGTAGTTTTTGTAAACCTGCAGTAACTCAAGAGCTTTACTTCACTAATAGATGTAAACGGAAAAATTACCAGTTGGTGTGGAATGGAAGAAACAAGAACTGAAGGACTAGAATCAAGCAGTGGTTAGAGGACGTTTTTATTCACTGTTTTATCTTATTTACATTGTTTGAGATTTCCTTCTTGTCAAAATGTGGTAACATCAattcaatgctttttttcaggtttataTTGTCTCTCTGCCTGTAATTATTCTCGTTAAACCAAAGTGTGAAGAAATGCATGAGGAATGGTGCAGACTGTGTGCGGATTGATGTTGACAGACTTTGCTATTttagaaagcaggaaaacattGACTTGTTTAATTCCCCTTTAGGACTCATGTCACTAAGTGCTAGAAGAAATCCCATGTGAAGGCTTTGCATTCACTTTTCAGTGTGGGCTTTCAGTTTAGAGGTGAAATGAGACAGTTCGAGGTGTCACAGATCAGGTAACGACACCTTCATCAGCTGAGATGACCTCACAGAAATTTAAATTGCAGGTTGCCTAAGGCCCAACTTTGCAAAGCACATCATCTAGTTCTTAATTTCAAGCATATGTTTGAATCCATTCTAGTTAAGCAAAATACATGTCTCCTTCTTTCCTACCGTCTGTTAAAAAGCTGCCTGTCTGTAACAGGCAAGGGGAAGCCATCAGAAGAGTCTAAATCACAGTGTGCCTCCCAGCATATGGAAACCTAAAAGAACTGGTGGAGCATGTAGAATATCAGAGAAGGGCCACACCAGTCATTTAGTTCTCTGGTCCCCCAGCGACAGATCACCAGCCACGGCGCAAACACAACAGTGTTACTTCTGTGCTGCAAACATCTCCTGGTGGGCCAGGTTCCCTGGTGGACCCTGCAACCTCCTGTCCAGCCTGCTGATCTTCTGGTGCAGCTTCATAAAAGCTGATTGGGCTTCCCCTTAACCTGCTCATCTCTCCTTGCTGTAGGTAGCCCTGTGTGTGCTTACCGTGGCTTTTCTCCACAATGCTAGTGTGCAGGTTAGTCTGTGTTAAGTGGAAGGTCTGGGGACTTTTTTGGTTGCTAGGAGGGAAGTGCTCTGTTCTGTTACCCATCCTGGAGCAGCTCCCCTAAACCAATTTGCTTCTGGATTCTATATTCATTCTTGCATTTCAGTGGAGGAAAGACGTCAATGTCCATTCTTCACCATGGCTTAATAAAGCTCTTGAATGCAGGGGTAAAGAGGAAGAtctgtggtttgtttgcttggttttttttgggggggaatgtgtgttgtggtgttttgtggAGTTTTTTTTTGTAGAGTGAAAATGCCACGCTGAGTGTAATTCCAGCACGTTCCTGTTGAATGCACACAGGAGCCTGAAGGAGTAGTCTAATCATTTGCTTTGGCCTGTGCATAAGGACGGTGGGTGGTGTAGCACAAGGGTATCGCAAGAAAGAACCTTAGCTTTAAATAGGTGCAGCGTGACCCATTTTCCTCTCTCGTGCTGTATGAtgttctgctgctggctcctctTCGCGTGGGCTGATCCCCTCTGGTGCTGTTGGCTCTGTTGACCCTTGGGTTCATTGGTGGCTGGAACTAATGTCCAGCTCATTTTATAACCATGTCTCTCAAGGTCTGCCCCTGCTTAATCTTCCATGCCGTTACCCCAGAGTTACTCGTAAGGATATGGAGGAGTTTTTGACATCCTTTGTGTCTGATCCAGATGCAGCgcagctggagggaagggactTGCTCCATATTGTACCTCTGCTTATCTATGCAAGGGGACACGACTTGGCATAGTAGCAAGTGCCAGTACTGAGTTTTGATCTATTGTcttgggggcaggggagaagcagagggtaacacgcccccacccccccaccccccttaaaTTTTACTCTTGAGTGATTGTTAATCTTTAAATTAGTAAGAATATGAGACTTCCCATGCTACAATTTTAGAATAACTGTAAtcattttgagaaaataaagcCTAGGAACATTATGGTGTTGAATGTAGAGTAAACTGGTGTTTGAAATGACGTGTTGTACATCTGCACATATCAAAAAAGGAGTTTAATTTCCTAATTTGGTTTGGATCTTGCCCCCCTTTCCTCATGTTCAtccctgttttattttctcccttttatgTCTGTAATTGCATACATTATTAGAACTGGCAAGATGAGCACCTCCAGATGCATCCTACAGGAACCCAGCCAATGCTGACTTTATTCCCATGTCAGACTGCATGCCAAGTCAGTGAAGCTTGGTTGTCAGAATCTATACtcttcctgtgctgcttctaAACCCATCTTCTCACATATTATTTTGACATGGGATGACTCATGATAACCTCAAGAATTGTCCCAAGCTGGAGAAGGTGTTTTTTAGTGTGCTGAACTATCCCagttaaaagcagtattttgaaatagtaTGGTCTAGGAAGCTTTCCTTATTCTTGTGTCAGATGAAACAACTTTGGGCATTTATAATCTATCACGTTGTACCTTTCACTggtttttgtgcttttttttttttttttttaactgcctCTGAATTTTTATGCCCTCTGAGTACAATCACTGATTTTACTAAACATAATGCATTTTGTGTTGTGATTTGTTGCAACAGTAACTCCTCTTCCTTCTGGGGAAGAATAtactcattttatttattatttcacagGTATCAGGCAACAGCATATCAGCGCTGCTCCTTCTACAGGATCTTTTCCTAATTGGAGATCTATACTATCACCGACACGGCCTTCCACAGAAACTAAGACTTCTTCTGTAGCTGATATTTCTATGGGACAGACTTTGGAGAATGCAAACTTGCTTCAGATGATAAAAACAACACTGACTGGCACACGTACGAGGACTCTGGATCAAGCTCATCTGTCACCCACCCTGTATCAAGGCAGTGGAAACAGTGCATCCCAGGAACCCGCTGAAGTTTCAGCCGAGTCACCTCTGAGGTCATCATCTCAAGATGCAGACGAAACAGCTGCTATATCAGGTTTGCCTCAACTTGGTATGTTTGCCACATTGTCCACTACCCCATCACATCTGAGTACAGCTGTGCCATTTCAGCTAATACCATTAGAAACACCCtccatttcaaaagaaagcacatCAGGATCAGACATGTTTGCTGCTGTTCCATCACCATCATTCTCCTCATTGGTAATTCAGTCACCTCATACCATTAAATTTTCTAAACCAGCTGTACTACCCATCAAAGTGCCTTTGTCTGCAAATCCTGAAGGTTTCTTCAACACAGATTCAGCCAGCTCGCAGGTTagtgaaagcagaaatagtCCTCTAAGTATGATCACTGTAGTACATTCCGGTATGGTGAATCACGGAAAGGGTCCCCAGTTGTTTATGGGTACCACACCTTTCAATCTGTTTGGATCAAAAACAGTGCATTTCACAGAAACAGTGGGAAAAGGATCTCCTTCAAAAAGGCCCTCTTCTTTGCCTGTACACTCTGATATTCCTGTGTCAAAAACATACCAGTCTTCCCTGCCAGTAACTTCCAGAAGCCTGTCACGGTTTCCTAATGACAGTATGTATAATGCATCTTCTACTGGAGTAAAACCAAACAGTCAGCCATTTAAGGCAGTGTTGACTGACAGAAATAGTGATACCACTCCTCTGTCATCATCAGTTTTTCAGGATAAAGCAGGGGTTCCTACATCAGTCTTCCATCCTGTGGGTACTCCACATCTAATAATGCAAATGAGTCATCTGCAGTCTTCCACAGCACTGACTAATTGCGCTACAGGCTCTACCAGTGCACCTTTCATGTCATCAGCTTCTGAGAGCCTGGCTGAGGTCTCCAGCTTGACAGAGAGCACATCTTCCCTTTCATTGGCAAAATCACTTGGTCCAGATGCAAAGCACGCTCGTAGTGCAGCGCTGCCAGTACGAGCACTTAGaagcaaaacagattttctctttagaaataCAACACGCTCCTCTTTGACAAGCACAAGGTCTGCCTTGCTAACTGAGACAAATGACTCCCTTACTAGGCCAGCACACGCAGATGgtcccagtgcagcagcagccgaTAAGGATACTGTGCAAATCCCTTTGACTGTTTCCTTGCATCCCTCTGTGGTGGCTCTGAGTCAGACTTCTGCAGGAGACCTGACCGATGGAGCTCATCAGACAAATGGCATGCAGCTGCCAACTGCTTCTGCACGTACTGTCCCAACTTTGGATGGCTTTCCCATTGCAAGAACAGCTCAACAGCCTTTCACAAGAGGGGTGACAGCAAAGATGTCTGTGAACTTTAACGCTAATAGTGTTCTGCGTTATGGATCTCAGCTTTCAAAAGTTTCTCCTGATATCCAAACCAGTAAACTCCCCAAAGAATCAAAGATACCAGGCACTGTTTTGGAAACAGCCAGGACTAGTTCTGATCTAGCTGCAGTGACTGCATATCTTCCACCTGAAGGTGCAGAAAGTCCAGATGTAACTGCAAATGAAGACAGGAATGTGAGGGCACCCACTGTTGTGACTACACATGCACAATATTCACCTCCAAGAGCTTTAAATCATTCTACCTCTAACCAGACATTACATTCTGTTCATAGAAAGCCGCTCACCTCGCTCTTGCCTTCAGTGTGGGGTACGCTGCCATCACTTGTTTCCATGACAACAGTAATGGACAGCCACAGCTCCAGCTTTTCTGGGATTTCAAATGCTGATTCAAAAAGCAAATTAGGTCCTgtcagctctcctgaagtcaCAGCTTTGGCTTCTACATGGACTAATACAGCACTGCTGTCTTCAGCTGGCGTTAGTGTTCCTTCAGTAAAATCTTCAGTCAAAACGGCAATAAGAGAAGTTCCTCCAAGTAATTCTCCATTGGAAACTGAGCACCATGCACCATACTCAGTAGTTTCAAGTCTGCAAAAGAAAGTTAATACAGATAAGCAGCCACCCTTCTCCACTCCTTCAGCAAACTATATATCTGCAAACTCTAGGCAAAACGTTTTGAATCCACCCTTTGATGGAACAGAGTTGAATAGTTTTCTAGAATCTGATGTAGGTGCATTTGCACTGAAAACATCTCCCATTCGGTATTCATCCCTTGCTACCACTTTGGTACTTGACCCCCTGCAAAAAAACCATGGGAGCACATCTGAAAACATGGCTAATGTCTTCACTGTTGGGGATGTTCACATCAGTATCCGCTATGAAGCACCTCTCCATTTACATGTGCTTTCTGTTAATGATACAGGTGCTTTCCCTAGCTCTCTAGAATCACAAACTGATGCTGGAAAGATTAAGGACTTTGTCATTAAAGTAGGCACACCACCAACACTGGCTTTTCAGCTCGCTGACAACTTGGTTCTTCCGGCCAGCAATGAAAGCAGTGCCATCCACAGCGTACTGCCACCCGAGtccccctctcctgccaccaAGCCTCCTAGCTCAACTTCCCTGCATAGCTTTATTACAGAAGAAGACATCGGTTCTGGCAATTTGCCAGAATTTGCAGATAACCAATTAGAATCCTCGGGTTATTTGGTTATGGCTGATAAAAATCCAGCTACATTTAGTGTGGCGGAGTGGAACGTGAGTGCTACAAGGCATAGTCTAGTTCCCAGTAATATATCTAATAAAGCTACCAAGGGCATCCCATTGCAAACCCCTACCACCAGTGCTCTGCAGTCAGTCATCATAACTGCTGTCCATGCATCACCAACACAACTAACTTCTCCTTTTTTGTCAACAACCAACTTTACCCATTCTGTCATTACAGTGTTATCTGGAGTATCTTCTGGTGCAATACCTACAGTAGGAacttcagaagcaaaaccaCTAACAAGAAAATCATCTCCAGCTTCACCAGTGCcagcttcttccttcttttctctagGCACTGAAAACACACCTTTGCCATCTGTGATGGCTTTAAGCACACCGATACCGACACTAACAAAAAATAACACTGCCACCAAATTGACATCGGACCCAAGCTCAGTAGGGACACacacagattttccttttgcaacAAGAAACGCAACTGCCTCACATGTGGACATGACAGCTATGCTCATCACCCCTAAAAGCACCACGGTCACAGCTTCCATGCTTGCACCCACAGCACATGTACCAAGGCAGATAGAAACACCAGTAACTGACACCCAGAAGTTCCCAAGCTCAGAAATCACCAAAACATCAACCCCCTATCCACTGACAATTACAGCAGCTTTGACATCTATTACAGCATCAGCGAAAACAACTAGGCTTCCCTCTACTCCCGTGGAAAACACCTCCGCTCCTCCCGACACCACGGCAGCAGCCGCTTTCGCTAACATGACGGCAGCTCCGCCCCTGGATTGCCGGCTCTCCAGGAACCTTATGGTTAAAACAGGTATGTGGGGCCACTGAATTTGCTGACAGGACCTCGCTTGTCTACCTGGGGCAACTGGTGACAAGTGGGAAATACACCGCAGTGTCAGAGAGCATGGGGGCATTAGTGGTTTATCTGGGGACGAGGTGGCTGCGCTTACAAACCATGCAGATAGAAGCGGGGTTGCTAGATAGGGATGgcactgcctttatttttagCTTGGGTTGTACAGTGGATGTGTCAAATGAAGGGGTGAGATCAGGTGCTCTGAAGTTGGGTGGGTGACGGCGGGGATCTAGCAGAGCCACCTATGTGGGTGGACATCCCTGTGTGACACGATGGTTTGGTCTCTGCTTTGCAGTAAGGAGGCTGTGCCGCTGGAGGAGATGGTGCAGTAACCTGCCTCGGTCTCTGGCCCCGTTTACATATGAATACTTAATTCTAGCAATAAagcttcatttgaaaataatgtttagtATTAGAGTTGTGCACTTCAGAATGGGAGGATTTTGAGCTCTCGATGTGAACAGTACCACTTCTGTCTCTGTTGTTTCACAGACAGCTTTTCCTTACTGCAGGAGCTCTGAATGGGAGGGGTCTGGAGAGGCTCCTTGCCCTGGCTTCCTGCGGCCACCTTACAGTtgcacagcccaccaccagAAGATGTGTCTCTCTTGGAGATTGCAGCAAAGAACAGctacaaaaaaagagtttatgaCCTTGTGTAGACCTGAATGATACTGGGGACATTGAACTAAGCAGCTTTTGGACCTAATGTATCTTTAGTAGCTGCTGAATATCTACATCAGTAGCATGATGAGTACAACGCCTGTTTCTAAAGATAGAAGTAGCTTATATACAGTATATGATAGAAAGTACTTAAGCGCAACTATAAAACCCTTTCTGCAAAttataagagaaaaagaaaaggctggtgACAACGTTAATAAAGACACTGTTACAGACACTtcctaaaaggaaaataaatgtagcaGTGGAGTAACACATTTCTTTGTTTAGCTCTGGCCGTGAAGGTATGAAGTGCACGTCCTTTACGTAGTCATGCCTGTGTGGCACCAACTCAGTCCCCTGAGCGGCACTGGTCTGTCTGCAGGCAATTGAGTGGCCTCGTACCTTGCTTGGAAAGACAGCGTGGCAAAGCCTTGCTGTTGCTAAAGAAATTGCATTTGTTCGACTCTGAAACCAACAGGCTATTGCCATGGGATGAACAGGGAACTGGGCCCGCTGCTGAGCCGCTGCAGTTCTTGCTGCCTTTGGAGCTGCTGCAGATTCTAGCTGCTTTATCTCCACCCAGCTAGCCCAacataaaacaattaaaaccagcaaacaGTGGCATGGTAATGTCTCCAGCCAACACATGGCTTTTGTTGTTCCacagttctgtttctgaacaCCAGGAGGATGCTGATCAGCAATTCCTTCAAGGAGAGCGTGAGAAAAGGACTCAACCAAGTGCTGAGACAAGCTTTCAACCAAAACGTCAGCGCTCAGGTAAGCGTGCTGGGCTCACCTGCGTGATCTCACGGACACAGCTCTCCCACCAAGAGAATCCCAGCGGGCTGCAGCTTCAGGGGTGGTTCTGGATGCAGGAAGCCTCTTGGAGGGGAGCGCCAAGCTTTTCCTATAGAAAGCAGGCACAGGTGGCACCCACTCCGGGGGTCTAAAAATATAAGGACTGCTCCAAAGCTTTTACCACTTTACCTGATAAAATCGAAGAGAGAAATGCAAACTTATTTTTGGTATGTTCCCCGAAACGACTATGACAACAAcactttcttcctccccctgcaGCTCGGGAATGACTCCGGTTCACAGTCAGCCAAGCGCTGCTGAGCTCAGCCTGGATCAACTGCAAGAGCAGGGCTGGTAAAGGGGGTGTCATTACTGTCAGTCCACTCACTGGTTTGAAAACCCAGTACCTGACAAGTGCAATTCCACAGGGACAAAATTCCTGAGCAgggagaaaacacattttattgaaaataaacgAGGGTGAAGTGTTCATCACTTTGCAGCTGAATTGCATGAACCTCTGCATAGCTGCGTGTAAGAACAGACTGAGGTGGGTTGCTGGAGCACTCTGCTCTGCAATGCAGGTTCCCGGACACTTAGGCAGGAGTTTGTGCTGAGTCCAAGGCTGTTATGAGTTTACTCCTAAGTTAGTATATTCATAAGTAAAATGTCCCAGTATCTATACATGAATGAAGCCCCAGCCTAAATTAGGGGTGTGTGAGCTGTCGTAGCAAGACTGCAATGTTTCAGTTTGGAGCACGCGCTGCATGGATCGGGTCCAAAGCTCTGAGCAATTCTGCTAATACCATGTGTCTGGTCTGACACTAACTGTTCCTGTAAGGTTTATAGGAAATTACAGCATAAAAAACCCTGCAAGAGGGGCATGTTCAGGATGAGAAGTCCTATCAAATAGTGGTTgaactggaggggaaaaaaaaaaatcatgtcctTTTGTGTTTTAGGTCGAAGTCCTGGAGCAATCAAGTAACTTAACAGTTGGTTACTACGTTACACGGG
Proteins encoded in this window:
- the KIAA1549L gene encoding UPF0606 protein KIAA1549L homolog isoform X1, translating into MVNHGKGPQLFMGTTPFNLFGSKTVHFTETVGKGSPSKRPSSLPVHSDIPVSKTYQSSLPVTSRSLSRFPNDSMYNASSTGVKPNSQPFKAVLTDRNSDTTPLSSSVFQDKAGVPTSVFHPVGTPHLIMQMSHLQSSTALTNCATGSTSAPFMSSASESLAEVSSLTESTSSLSLAKSLGPDAKHARSAALPVRALRSKTDFLFRNTTRSSLTSTRSALLTETNDSLTRPAHADGPSAAAADKDTVQIPLTVSLHPSVVALSQTSAGDLTDGAHQTNGMQLPTASARTVPTLDGFPIARTAQQPFTRGVTAKMSVNFNANSVLRYGSQLSKVSPDIQTSKLPKESKIPGTVLETARTSSDLAAVTAYLPPEGAESPDVTANEDRNVRAPTVVTTHAQYSPPRALNHSTSNQTLHSVHRKPLTSLLPSVWGTLPSLVSMTTVMDSHSSSFSGISNADSKSKLGPVSSPEVTALASTWTNTALLSSAGVSVPSVKSSVKTAIREVPPSNSPLETEHHAPYSVVSSLQKKVNTDKQPPFSTPSANYISANSRQNVLNPPFDGTELNSFLESDVGAFALKTSPIRYSSLATTLVLDPLQKNHGSTSENMANVFTVGDVHISIRYEAPLHLHVLSVNDTGAFPSSLESQTDAGKIKDFVIKVGTPPTLAFQLADNLVLPASNESSAIHSVLPPESPSPATKPPSSTSLHSFITEEDIGSGNLPEFADNQLESSGYLVMADKNPATFSVAEWNVSATRHSLVPSNISNKATKGIPLQTPTTSALQSVIITAVHASPTQLTSPFLSTTNFTHSVITVLSGVSSGAIPTVGTSEAKPLTRKSSPASPVPASSFFSLGTENTPLPSVMALSTPIPTLTKNNTATKLTSDPSSVGTHTDFPFATRNATASHVDMTAMLITPKSTTVTASMLAPTAHVPRQIETPVTDTQKFPSSEITKTSTPYPLTITAALTSITASAKTTRLPSTPVENTSAPPDTTAAAAFANMTAAPPLDCRLSRNLMVKTVLFLNTRRMLISNSFKESVRKGLNQVLRQAFNQNVSAQVEVLEQSSNLTVGYYVTRGRLVFMPAAVIERLLAYGISNATADIKQHVPHLQSVVALALPWKPLPAYHFQLKTELQFVGQTDNIQSCKFVQTMEQRLQRAFQDAERKVLNTSNNLTVQILNTSNVSQAVTLFYIVNNQSTTLNGTISSNLLNQLSAELVGFYLTYPPLTIAESLEYPNLDVSESTRDYWVITVIQGVDIALLGLNNQSFARLMEQRLAPLFMMSHQQGRRFKRATTVGSYTVQMVKIQRIPGPKEPAELTYYTLYNGKPLLGTAAAKILSTVDSQRMALTLGYVIQVQADPVVKNPPNNLWIIAAVLAPIAVVTVIIIIITAVLCRKNKNDFKPDTMMNLPQRAKPVQGFDYAKQHLGQQGAEDEVLPVTQETVVLPLPVRDAPASQEREITQDGSTIKTAKSNETRKSRSPSQNGSIISNGSGKPSSSRSSLQKVMAPQKVTKDEGRKRNVPVSDEEEGGILFDNIAKSAIDPFDTSSGSVQLIAIKPVALPAVHAASDRSQESAIVNGEVNKALKQKSDIEHYRNKLRLKAKRKGYYDFPQADNSKGLTERKRMYEKNQKELDHILDPDADISSPFAEPKNRQPLKSSVYRSRQSLNSPSPGETEMDLLVTRERPRRGIRNSGYDTEPEIIEETNVDRVNEPRSYTRSRQAKGHSETSTLSSQPSIDEVRQQMHMLLEEAFSLASAGHGGQSRQEAYSSAPHLPYSEVVTSAPGTMTRPRGGVQWVPTYRPEMYQYSLPRPAYRFSQLPEMVMGSPPPPVPPRTGPVAVASLRRSTSDIGSKVRIPESSGADQVQHHDQTSFAAGSRAPMSVGPLDQSAFHSGNTVPAVFAIPAANRPGFTGYFIPTPPTAYRNQAWMPYAGENELPGQWADSVPLPGYIEAYPRPRYQHNSPSRLPRQYSQQASMHPSLEQAPLPSTAASQQSLTENDPSDAPLTNISTAALVKAIREEVAKLAKKQTDMFEFQV